A stretch of the Pirellulales bacterium genome encodes the following:
- a CDS encoding DUF1254 domain-containing protein, whose protein sequence is MSKVVVGTLTFLAALASMFMAESMSAKGADLAADEARQIGIEAYIYGYPLITTDLTRQVMTNTVKPQGSHAPMGQFMRMREYPTAKFRDITAPNADTLYSTAWIDLSQEPYILSLPDMGDRYFLMPMLSGWTDVFAVPGTRTTGNKAQVYAITGPSWKGTLPPGVKELKSPTDSVWILGRTYCTGTPEDYQECHTIMDKYDLRPLSAYGKKYTPPDGTVNPKVDEKTAVREQVHALSADEYFQRLAQLMAANPPAAEDAPIIAKLAKLGIVPGKKFDVSLLSKDAQTALQEVPKLAQEKIMGHMKDSGVLENGWTFTTRTGLYGTDYLQRAFITAIGLGANRPQDAVYPTSVETANGKKYSGANKYVLRFAKGQAPPVNAFWSLTMYDKNYFFVDNPLNKYTVSPRNALKYNPDGSLDIYIQHESPGKDKEANWLPAPADEFSLMMRLYYPREKAPSILDGTWKLPPVEVIK, encoded by the coding sequence ATGAGCAAGGTAGTAGTGGGGACACTAACATTTTTGGCAGCCCTGGCGTCGATGTTTATGGCGGAATCTATGAGCGCGAAGGGGGCCGATCTGGCCGCGGACGAGGCGCGGCAAATAGGCATCGAAGCGTACATCTATGGCTATCCGTTAATTACCACCGATTTGACCCGCCAAGTGATGACCAACACGGTCAAGCCCCAGGGATCCCACGCTCCCATGGGTCAATTCATGCGGATGAGAGAGTACCCCACGGCCAAATTCCGCGATATTACCGCTCCCAACGCGGACACGCTTTACTCCACGGCATGGATTGATCTATCACAAGAGCCTTACATTCTGAGTTTGCCGGACATGGGCGACCGATACTTTCTCATGCCGATGCTAAGCGGCTGGACGGATGTCTTCGCCGTTCCGGGGACCCGCACGACGGGTAACAAAGCCCAGGTGTATGCCATCACCGGTCCCTCCTGGAAGGGGACATTGCCGCCAGGCGTCAAAGAGCTCAAATCCCCGACCGACTCGGTCTGGATCCTGGGCCGGACCTATTGCACTGGCACACCCGAGGATTACCAGGAGTGCCACACGATCATGGACAAGTATGACCTGCGTCCGCTAAGCGCGTATGGCAAGAAATACACCCCCCCGGACGGAACTGTCAATCCTAAGGTTGATGAAAAAACAGCCGTGCGCGAACAAGTTCACGCGCTTTCCGCGGACGAGTATTTTCAGCGATTGGCTCAACTGATGGCAGCCAATCCTCCCGCCGCGGAAGATGCCCCCATCATCGCCAAGTTGGCCAAATTGGGTATTGTCCCGGGTAAAAAGTTTGATGTCAGCCTGCTTTCCAAGGACGCTCAAACCGCCCTTCAGGAAGTTCCCAAGCTAGCCCAGGAAAAAATCATGGGGCACATGAAGGACTCGGGAGTCCTAGAGAATGGCTGGACATTTACCACGAGAACCGGCCTGTATGGCACGGATTATCTGCAACGCGCTTTTATCACGGCAATTGGCCTCGGGGCGAACCGGCCCCAAGACGCCGTTTATCCCACATCGGTCGAAACCGCGAATGGAAAAAAGTATAGCGGAGCGAATAAATACGTGCTGCGGTTTGCCAAGGGGCAAGCTCCGCCGGTCAATGCCTTTTGGTCACTGACAATGTATGACAAGAATTACTTTTTTGTGGACAATCCGCTCAATAAATACACGGTCAGCCCGCGCAACGCGCTCAAATACAATCCCGATGGATCGCTCGACATTTACATTCAGCATGAATCGCCGGGCAAGGACAAAGAGGCAAATTGGCTTCCCGCTCCCGCAGACGAATTCAGCCTGATGATGCGGTTGTACTATCCCCGGGAAAAAGCCCCCTCGATTCTGGACGGTACCTGGAAATTGCCCCCTGTGGAAGTTATTAAGTAA
- the glgC gene encoding glucose-1-phosphate adenylyltransferase gives MLFWDASEPLLNNVLAVVLAGGKGSRLEPLTRDRAKPAVPFGGSYRIIDFALSNCLNSGLKKILVLTQYKAMSLDRHINLGWRRLFIHDLGEFIDVLPPQQRIDEHWYQGTADAVYQNIYAIEKFRPKFVLILAGDHIYKMNYRKMVEYHEQCDADLTIGALRVPASQSRHFGVMQVDTDQRVIGFHEKPLQARTIPGDPDHCLASMGIYVFSARFLFEQLCLDATRPGSAHDFGHNIIPSIINTNRVFAFPFRDENRKRDAYWRDVGTLDAYYEANMDLISVDPLLNMYDNHWPIRTLQPNMPPPKFVFAEEGDNARRGTALDSTVCQGSILSGGQVERSILGPNTRVNSYSLVEDSILFEGVEIGRHCQIRRAIIDKGVKIPPGTSIGYDAEEDRLRGFTISEGGITVIAKSEGIEHFEESSLLR, from the coding sequence ATGCTTTTCTGGGATGCCAGCGAACCGTTGTTAAATAATGTCTTGGCTGTTGTCTTGGCGGGCGGAAAAGGCTCGCGTTTGGAGCCATTGACCCGGGACCGGGCCAAGCCCGCCGTTCCCTTTGGCGGTTCGTATCGCATTATCGACTTTGCCTTGTCAAATTGTCTCAATAGCGGCCTAAAAAAAATCCTGGTCCTCACCCAGTACAAGGCGATGAGCCTGGACCGGCATATCAATCTGGGTTGGCGGCGGCTGTTTATTCATGATTTGGGGGAATTTATCGACGTGCTCCCCCCCCAGCAGCGAATTGACGAGCATTGGTACCAGGGGACCGCCGACGCCGTTTATCAAAACATTTATGCGATAGAAAAATTTCGGCCCAAGTTTGTGCTGATTTTGGCTGGGGATCATATTTATAAGATGAACTACCGCAAGATGGTCGAATACCACGAGCAGTGCGACGCGGACTTGACCATTGGCGCGTTACGCGTCCCCGCCAGCCAGAGCCGGCATTTTGGCGTGATGCAGGTTGACACCGACCAGCGGGTGATCGGCTTTCATGAAAAACCGCTGCAAGCCCGCACCATTCCCGGCGATCCCGACCACTGCCTTGCGTCCATGGGCATCTATGTCTTTTCCGCTCGATTCCTGTTTGAACAATTATGCTTGGATGCCACCCGTCCCGGCAGCGCGCATGACTTTGGGCATAATATCATCCCGTCGATCATCAATACCAACCGCGTGTTTGCGTTTCCCTTTCGGGATGAAAATCGCAAGCGGGACGCGTATTGGCGGGACGTGGGGACGCTGGATGCCTATTACGAGGCCAACATGGATCTGATTTCGGTGGATCCGTTGCTCAATATGTACGACAATCACTGGCCGATCCGGACGTTGCAGCCCAATATGCCACCGCCCAAATTTGTGTTCGCCGAGGAAGGGGACAATGCCCGTCGCGGCACCGCGCTCGATAGCACGGTTTGCCAGGGAAGCATCCTCAGCGGCGGCCAGGTCGAGCGTTCGATTTTAGGCCCCAACACCCGTGTGAATAGCTATTCATTGGTGGAGGATTCAATATTATTCGAAGGGGTGGAAATTGGCCGGCATTGCCAAATCCGCCGCGCAATCATAGACAAAGGGGTAAAGATCCCGCCGGGAACGTCCATCGGCTATGACGCGGAGGAGGACCGGCTGCGTGGCTTTACCATTAGCGAAGGGGGGATTACCGTCATCGCCAAGTCCGAGGGGATCGAGCATTTTGAGGAATCCTCGTTATTGCGATGA
- the larE gene encoding ATP-dependent sacrificial sulfur transferase LarE, protein MSQQPCLSPSPAVPAETLPYKKTSDLANRLLATLASYQSCVVAFSAGVDSTVVAAAAQRALGSRALAVTGTSASLPAGELDQARELAARIGIRHQIIATDEFNEAAYVQNAPDRCFHCKTELYQRLEHIRLAQGLAVIVNGANVDDLGDYRPGMQAAANYHVRSPLVECQIDKSGVRAIAEYWQLPIWDKPAAPCLSSRVAYGQAVTPERLQMIDKGEAWLRERGFRVARVRYHAGDLARIEVESPQIARLCADPLRGELEAALRAFGWKYVTVDAAGFRSGSQNELLPILG, encoded by the coding sequence ATGTCCCAACAGCCCTGCTTATCGCCGTCCCCCGCTGTGCCAGCGGAAACGCTCCCTTACAAAAAGACCAGCGACCTGGCCAATCGCCTGCTGGCCACACTTGCTAGCTATCAATCTTGCGTCGTGGCGTTTTCGGCCGGGGTTGATAGCACGGTTGTCGCCGCAGCCGCGCAGCGGGCGCTAGGTTCACGGGCTTTGGCCGTGACCGGTACCAGTGCCAGCCTTCCCGCGGGCGAATTGGACCAAGCCCGGGAATTGGCAGCGCGGATTGGCATAAGGCACCAAATCATAGCCACGGATGAATTTAACGAGGCGGCGTATGTGCAAAACGCCCCGGACCGCTGCTTTCACTGCAAAACCGAACTTTATCAGCGGTTGGAACATATTCGCCTGGCCCAGGGTTTGGCCGTGATCGTCAACGGGGCGAACGTGGATGATTTGGGCGATTACCGGCCAGGAATGCAAGCCGCGGCAAATTACCACGTGCGCAGCCCGCTGGTCGAATGTCAAATCGATAAATCCGGTGTGCGGGCGATAGCGGAGTATTGGCAACTCCCCATTTGGGACAAACCCGCGGCTCCCTGCCTGTCTAGTCGGGTGGCGTATGGCCAGGCGGTGACTCCGGAGCGGTTGCAAATGATCGACAAGGGAGAGGCGTGGCTGCGGGAGCGGGGATTTCGGGTGGCCCGGGTTCGGTACCATGCGGGGGACCTGGCCCGGATCGAGGTGGAATCACCCCAGATCGCGCGGCTTTGCGCTGATCCGCTGCGCGGCGAACTAGAGGCCGCCCTGCGAGCTTTTGGCTGGAAATACGTGACCGTGGATGCGGCGGGATTTCGTAGCGGCAGCCAGAATGAGTTATTGCCCATCTTAGGCTAG
- the rpmF gene encoding 50S ribosomal protein L32: MAVPKRRQSNSRTGNRRSHHHKKPRQLTFCPQCSKSVPTHVVCPNCGYYMNRTAVETT, translated from the coding sequence ATGGCCGTACCGAAACGACGTCAATCCAACTCCCGCACCGGCAACCGTCGGTCACATCATCACAAAAAGCCGCGCCAGTTGACTTTTTGCCCTCAGTGCAGCAAGTCCGTCCCGACGCACGTTGTTTGCCCCAACTGTGGTTATTATATGAATCGCACGGCGGTCGAAACGACCTAG
- the fabD gene encoding ACP S-malonyltransferase, with translation MSTAFLFPGQGAQTVGMGRADFDSSLVAKDLFQKASQILGYDLANLCFEGPAQKLDTTSFSQPALYVTSLAALAVLREKQPDLVEKVSITAGLSLGEYPALVFAGVMDFADGLRIVAERGAAMQAAADAVPSGMVSILGLDRPQVETICHDAAAGSVLAVANLLCPGNIVISGEKAALARASELAAERGAMKVIPLAVAGAFHTELMQGAVTRLRGALESVTLRPPRIPVVSNVDALPHSDVVEIRNLLVRQVCSPVLWENSQRYILGTGVTTCWEVGPGRVLRGLLKRIDRKLECLGTSE, from the coding sequence TTGAGCACGGCGTTTCTCTTTCCTGGGCAAGGCGCACAAACAGTCGGCATGGGCCGGGCTGATTTTGATTCTTCCCTCGTCGCAAAGGATCTGTTTCAAAAGGCATCCCAAATCTTGGGGTATGACTTGGCGAACTTATGCTTTGAAGGTCCGGCGCAAAAGTTAGACACCACCAGTTTTAGCCAGCCCGCCTTGTATGTGACTAGTTTAGCGGCATTGGCGGTTCTACGTGAAAAACAACCAGATCTGGTGGAAAAAGTGTCGATTACCGCCGGCCTCAGTCTGGGTGAATATCCGGCGCTGGTCTTTGCGGGGGTGATGGATTTTGCCGATGGACTGCGAATCGTTGCCGAACGGGGGGCCGCCATGCAGGCCGCGGCCGACGCTGTTCCCAGCGGCATGGTGAGTATCTTGGGGCTAGATCGTCCCCAGGTGGAGACTATTTGTCACGATGCCGCCGCCGGGTCGGTACTTGCTGTCGCGAATTTGCTCTGCCCCGGAAATATCGTTATTTCCGGCGAAAAAGCCGCACTCGCGCGCGCTTCCGAATTAGCCGCCGAGCGGGGGGCCATGAAAGTGATCCCCCTGGCGGTGGCGGGGGCGTTTCATACCGAATTGATGCAAGGGGCGGTCACCCGTCTGCGGGGAGCCCTCGAAAGTGTGACCCTGCGTCCGCCGCGCATTCCCGTCGTTTCCAACGTCGACGCCCTTCCCCATAGCGACGTTGTTGAAATTCGCAACCTATTGGTAAGGCAGGTTTGCTCCCCCGTCCTCTGGGAAAATTCGCAGCGTTATATTCTTGGGACAGGCGTTACCACCTGCTGGGAAGTCGGTCCAGGCCGCGTCCTACGGGGTTTGCTTAAACGGATCGACCGCAAACTGGAATGCCTGGGAACCAGCGAGTAG
- the fabG gene encoding 3-oxoacyl-[acyl-carrier-protein] reductase, which translates to MADNKRIQVDLTGQVAIVTGASRGLGKAIALRLGECGAKVACLARDQAKLAETVAAITAAGGQATAFAVDVTQSASVTEVVDQIATDWQRVDILVNNAGITRDTLLLAMKDEQWDDVLNTNLRGPFLFTRAVLRTMMGQRYGRIINISSVSGLMGNPGQANYSATKAGLIGFTATVAKEMAKRNITVNAVAPGFIESEMTAALGPALADEVKKRVPVQRLGRAEEVADTVLFLAAPGSGYITGICLTIDGGLTA; encoded by the coding sequence ATGGCGGATAATAAACGGATTCAAGTCGATTTAACCGGCCAAGTGGCCATTGTCACCGGGGCGTCTCGCGGTCTGGGCAAGGCCATCGCCCTACGACTGGGCGAGTGCGGGGCCAAGGTCGCCTGCCTGGCCCGTGATCAGGCCAAACTGGCCGAAACCGTGGCAGCCATCACCGCCGCCGGTGGCCAAGCCACGGCATTTGCCGTGGATGTCACCCAATCTGCCAGCGTGACCGAAGTTGTGGACCAGATCGCGACGGACTGGCAGCGTGTGGATATTTTAGTCAATAACGCCGGAATTACCCGCGATACGTTGCTGTTGGCCATGAAGGACGAGCAATGGGATGACGTGTTAAATACCAATCTGCGGGGACCGTTTTTGTTCACGCGGGCCGTCCTGCGCACGATGATGGGCCAGCGTTATGGGCGGATCATCAATATTTCCAGTGTTTCGGGGTTGATGGGAAATCCCGGGCAGGCGAATTACTCCGCGACCAAGGCGGGATTAATTGGCTTTACCGCGACGGTGGCCAAGGAAATGGCCAAGCGCAATATCACAGTCAACGCGGTCGCTCCCGGCTTTATCGAAAGCGAAATGACCGCCGCGCTCGGGCCAGCCCTGGCTGACGAGGTCAAGAAACGAGTTCCGGTACAGCGTCTGGGCCGGGCCGAAGAAGTGGCCGACACAGTCCTATTTTTGGCAGCGCCGGGTAGCGGTTACATTACCGGGATTTGCCTGACAATCGATGGTGGCCTGACCGCCTAA
- the acpP gene encoding acyl carrier protein, translating into MASVQDRVFDIVADQLGVQRDQLTRETSFINDLGADSLDTVELVMELEEEFDINIPEEEAEKIQTVGQAIDYIEKTQK; encoded by the coding sequence GTGGCTTCCGTACAAGATCGCGTGTTTGATATTGTGGCTGATCAATTGGGCGTGCAGCGGGATCAATTGACCCGTGAAACCTCATTTATTAATGACCTGGGCGCGGATTCCCTGGATACCGTGGAATTGGTGATGGAGTTGGAAGAAGAATTCGACATCAACATTCCCGAGGAAGAAGCTGAAAAAATTCAAACCGTCGGTCAAGCAATTGACTATATCGAAAAAACCCAGAAGTGA
- the fabF gene encoding beta-ketoacyl-ACP synthase II produces the protein MKRRVVVTGLGAVTALSTKVEELWARILRGECGIHPLTTLDTEKFKVKFGGDIPNWDPTGYISPKDEKRIDRFTQFAIVAGIDAVRDSGLDFAKEDPWRCGVIVGSGIGGLNEIQEQITRLTLKGPDRVSAFLIPKMMANAASGHLSIHFGLRGINTAVATACASAANAIGDAYHAIQHGVADVMLTGGAEAAVTGIGIAGFANMRALSERNDNPAAASRPFDIDRDGFVLSEGAGILVLESLEHAQARGARIYGELLGYGTTADGSHITQPDEQGRGAAKAMELALADAGMTPTEIDYINAHGTSTPLGDAAETQAIKTVFGDHAYKVSVSSTKSQLGHMLGASGGVEAVFITLAVRDGLIPPTINLDNPDPACDLDYTPHRAKERTVRAAMSNSFGFGGHNAAVIIGALR, from the coding sequence ATGAAACGCCGAGTGGTTGTCACCGGATTGGGAGCCGTTACCGCGCTCAGTACCAAAGTGGAAGAGCTTTGGGCGCGGATTCTGCGCGGTGAATGCGGCATCCATCCGCTAACCACGCTCGATACCGAAAAGTTTAAAGTTAAATTCGGCGGAGACATTCCCAACTGGGACCCGACCGGCTATATCTCCCCCAAGGATGAAAAGCGAATTGACCGCTTTACCCAGTTTGCGATCGTCGCGGGGATCGACGCTGTTCGCGATTCGGGCCTGGATTTTGCCAAAGAAGACCCCTGGCGCTGCGGTGTCATTGTGGGTTCGGGCATTGGCGGGCTGAACGAGATTCAGGAACAAATCACCCGGCTGACGCTGAAGGGACCTGATCGCGTTTCGGCGTTTTTGATTCCTAAAATGATGGCCAACGCCGCCAGCGGTCACCTGTCAATTCATTTTGGCCTGCGGGGCATTAATACCGCCGTGGCGACCGCTTGCGCCAGCGCGGCCAACGCCATTGGCGACGCGTATCATGCCATTCAACATGGCGTGGCGGATGTCATGCTAACAGGGGGGGCCGAGGCCGCCGTGACCGGCATCGGCATCGCCGGCTTTGCCAACATGCGGGCCTTGTCCGAACGCAACGACAATCCAGCCGCCGCCAGCCGCCCCTTTGACATCGACCGTGACGGCTTTGTCCTGAGCGAGGGGGCGGGCATCTTGGTTTTGGAATCACTAGAACACGCCCAGGCCCGCGGTGCCAGGATCTATGGCGAACTATTGGGCTATGGCACGACCGCCGACGGTAGCCACATCACCCAGCCGGACGAACAAGGTCGCGGCGCGGCCAAGGCGATGGAACTGGCCCTGGCCGACGCGGGCATGACCCCGACCGAGATCGACTACATTAACGCCCACGGTACCAGCACGCCGCTAGGGGACGCGGCGGAGACGCAGGCGATCAAGACGGTCTTTGGCGATCACGCGTATAAAGTCAGTGTGAGCAGCACGAAAAGCCAGTTGGGCCACATGCTGGGGGCCAGCGGCGGGGTGGAGGCGGTGTTTATCACCTTGGCCGTGCGGGATGGTCTGATCCCGCCGACAATCAATCTGGATAATCCCGATCCGGCATGCGATCTGGACTATACGCCCCATCGGGCCAAAGAACGCACCGTCCGCGCGGCGATGAGCAATAGCTTTGGCTTTGGGGGGCATAACGCGGCGGTGATTATCGGGGCGTTGCGCTAA
- a CDS encoding response regulator: MQASATILHADHDPLLTRIVGKCLEKAGFHCRALHQADELPNELANGHYDILLLDLDIPGENGLEVLAKVRKIDPYLSVIILTSQVSLNTVMEARYLGAEYCFFKPIMDFAPLIAALRDAIQQREHWRNLSQSLLHTERQNARANSTLNHAGPGASANSAAVARSADPHRDNLDDLLLPETSGEMALRDAEVFCEFLEELGAVSAVDLQNAMSLLKAQTPKIGHLALQSRVLTISQVLEILQRQAQTNELFGQAALAGGYMTEQDLEMLLELQAESVPSLSETLVALGLSTEEEMQNYLKDFHLLRIRGKTPAVHEHPR, from the coding sequence ATGCAAGCCTCCGCCACGATTTTACACGCAGATCATGATCCCTTATTGACCCGTATTGTGGGTAAGTGTTTGGAAAAGGCTGGTTTTCACTGCCGGGCGTTGCATCAGGCGGATGAATTACCAAATGAATTAGCCAATGGCCATTACGATATTTTGCTGCTGGATTTGGATATACCGGGGGAGAATGGATTAGAAGTTTTGGCGAAAGTGCGCAAAATTGACCCATACTTGTCGGTAATTATTTTAACCAGCCAAGTTTCCTTAAATACGGTGATGGAAGCCCGTTATTTGGGGGCTGAATACTGCTTTTTTAAGCCGATCATGGATTTTGCGCCCCTGATCGCCGCGCTTCGCGACGCGATCCAACAACGCGAGCACTGGCGAAATCTTTCTCAGTCGCTGCTGCATACCGAACGGCAAAACGCCCGCGCGAATTCCACACTCAATCATGCAGGCCCAGGTGCGTCGGCGAATTCGGCCGCTGTTGCGCGATCCGCAGATCCCCATCGTGATAATCTTGACGACCTGCTGCTGCCGGAAACCAGCGGCGAAATGGCCCTACGGGATGCCGAGGTTTTTTGCGAATTTCTAGAAGAACTGGGAGCTGTCTCCGCGGTTGATCTGCAAAATGCCATGTCCCTGCTTAAGGCGCAAACGCCGAAGATTGGGCATTTGGCGTTGCAATCGCGGGTGCTAACGATCAGCCAGGTGCTGGAAATCTTGCAGCGGCAAGCCCAAACCAACGAGCTGTTTGGCCAGGCGGCCTTGGCGGGGGGCTACATGACCGAACAGGATTTGGAGATGCTCTTGGAATTACAAGCGGAAAGCGTCCCCAGTCTGAGCGAAACCCTGGTCGCGTTGGGACTTTCCACCGAAGAGGAAATGCAGAATTATCTCAAGGATTTTCATCTGCTGCGCATCCGGGGTAAAACACCCGCCGTGCATGAACATCCGCGGTAA
- a CDS encoding ThuA domain-containing protein, with protein MRAQFPLLNSCLAIICALTVAWPATGAESPGVKYAGKTGPVKAKQIVLVSGDEEYRSEEMLPQLGKILAAHHGFECTVLFPIDTADGTIHPNVSNIPGLEALKTADLLILMTRFRDLPDDQMQHIADYLESGKPIIGIRTATHAFNIPDNKKFAKFSFNNKDWDGGFGRQVLGETWINHHGNHGSESTRGIIAPDAKEHPITRGLQDGDIWGPTDVYGVRLPLPKGCQPVVLGQVVDGMSANDPPVKGEKNEPMMPIAWTYHYAAENGKLARIFTSTMGSAQDFENEGYRRLLVNAAYWALNMDDQIKPGAKVEIVGEYRPSKFAFNGFVKGKKPSDHEWEGK; from the coding sequence ATGCGCGCTCAATTTCCCTTGTTAAACAGTTGCCTGGCAATCATTTGCGCTTTGACCGTGGCATGGCCCGCGACTGGAGCGGAATCCCCCGGGGTAAAATATGCCGGTAAAACCGGACCGGTAAAAGCGAAGCAGATTGTCCTGGTAAGCGGGGACGAGGAATACCGCAGCGAGGAAATGTTGCCCCAACTGGGTAAAATTTTGGCCGCACACCACGGCTTTGAGTGTACGGTGCTGTTTCCCATTGATACGGCGGACGGCACCATCCATCCCAATGTCAGCAATATTCCGGGTTTGGAAGCGCTCAAGACGGCCGATCTGCTGATTTTGATGACCCGCTTTCGCGATCTACCGGATGACCAAATGCAACACATTGCCGATTACTTGGAATCTGGCAAGCCAATCATCGGCATACGCACCGCCACCCACGCCTTTAATATTCCAGACAATAAAAAATTCGCCAAATTCTCCTTCAATAATAAAGATTGGGATGGCGGCTTTGGCCGACAAGTGCTGGGCGAGACCTGGATCAATCATCACGGCAATCATGGCTCGGAAAGCACGCGCGGAATCATTGCCCCGGATGCCAAGGAACACCCCATCACCCGCGGTTTGCAGGATGGCGATATTTGGGGGCCCACCGATGTCTATGGCGTGCGGTTGCCCCTGCCCAAGGGTTGCCAACCGGTCGTCTTAGGCCAAGTGGTGGACGGGATGTCCGCGAATGATCCGCCGGTCAAAGGGGAAAAGAACGAACCCATGATGCCGATTGCCTGGACGTACCATTACGCCGCCGAAAATGGCAAATTGGCGCGGATTTTTACCAGTACGATGGGTTCGGCCCAGGATTTTGAAAACGAAGGTTACCGACGGCTATTGGTCAACGCGGCGTATTGGGCGTTGAACATGGATGACCAGATCAAACCTGGTGCCAAGGTTGAGATCGTGGGGGAATACCGGCCCAGCAAATTTGCCTTTAATGGCTTTGTAAAAGGAAAAAAGCCGAGCGATCACGAGTGGGAGGGGAAGTGA